In Malaclemys terrapin pileata isolate rMalTer1 chromosome 10, rMalTer1.hap1, whole genome shotgun sequence, the DNA window AGCAGTGGCTAAAAACCTTCTCTCTACACACATAGCAGGGCAGCCAGGGAAATGCAGGCACTTAGTCATGTGCTGAGCAGATAAATTACAGTGTCTACTTCCTAAGCCTAAGCCTCTAGGAAAATTGCACATTATGTGAGGTTTTGTCTTAATTTAAGTTAACCCTCGATGTCCTTTGTCCCATGCGGAACGTACCCTGGGTACTAACAACGGTCAGCCCGTATCCCATCCATCCAGGCTCTGGAATTTGTGAATGGCGACTCTCTCATGGTCCCTCTTGTGCTCTAGAAATAGGACGGCTTGACCGCTGGGCTGTTGTTGTTACTGGGGTAGCGTTGGTGCATCAGGGGGACGTCGCATTCTAAGCCATTCAGCACCACCACGTTCTCTGGCAGCTTTTGACTGTGGGTCGCTAAGTCTCTGTTTTCCAGACACGTTTTCACCCCTTCCAGCTCCAGAGGGCTGGAGTCCACCCCGGCATTGGCATGTGCCTTAGCCCGTCGGTGCCGGAGATAGTACGTGACTGCTGTCACAGCaatcaccagcagcagcacagcagccaGCGCTGGCACGATCATGAGTGTCAGGTTGCTGTCTTTGCTCTGGGTGACGGGTAGGTGCTGCTGGTGAGTCCCCTGCACAGCAGTGTGGGCCTCGATGCAGAACTCCCCTTCTGAGGGCTTCTCCCCCAGCGGCCCAGTGCAGAGGCGGTAGGTGGAGTTCGGTCTCAGCGCGCGTACCGTGTATTCGGAGAGCGACGTCGGCAGGCTGAGCGTGACCGGCCGCTTGTCGGGCCCGGACAGGTTGCGGTAGGTCAGGCGGATGCCCTTCAGCTGATCTTTGGCCTGTTGATAGTTTTTTAAGTCCACCGTCAGTGAGGTGCTGCTGACCTGCTTAACACTGATTTGCTTGCTCTGCGTGGGCGCTTGGGTGATAGGGGGCAGGGTTGTTCTCTGGATCTCGGCTTCGCAGTACAAGCCCGAGAAGCCGTTGGGGCACTGGCACTCCAGGTGGTTGTGCGCGTCTAGCTGGCAGGTGCCCCCGTTTAAGCATGTCCGGGGAGGGCAGATCTGCATCTCGGGGCTAGTTGGCCCCTGCGCAGCCGTGTGTGGCGTGCGAGTAGAGCTGTCCTGCTGGGGCGCGGGCTCATGAGTGGAAGCAGCAAGGCTGGGCTCCAGCGCAGAGTGCCCGCTGCTGGTGAGAAGCACGGCCGGCTGCAGGGAGGTGGttctcagggtgggggtgggggttggggtggcaggACAGCCGAAGTCTGCATATTCCAGGTGCTGGAGGAGCTTAGCAGCGTTCTTGGGAGGGAAGTGGCACCTTGTCTCGTCGGACCTCCTGAGCGTGACATGGCTGGTGTGTAGCCAGCGCCCAAACCAGCTCAGCTGGCAGAGGCAGTTGAATGGATTCTCGGCTGCGGTGATGGCCCGGAGCCTGGGGAAGACGCTGAAGAAGTCCTGGGGGATGGTGTTGAGGTTGAGGTTGCTCATGTCCAGCTCTTGGAGGTTGGGCAGCTCCCCGAAATCCTCCGCCTGCAGCTGAGCGATTTGGGTGTTCCCAGCCAGGCTGAGCCTGGTGAGACCCCGGAGCCGCCGGAGCACCTCCGGGACTCTGCCCAGTGAGTTGTCCGAGACGTCCAGCTCGTGGAGGTTGTTCAAGTTCTGAAAAAGCTCCTCATCCAAGctgctcagccccagccctgcgaTCTTGAGAGACTCTATGTTCACCGTGCGAAAGGCCCCAGCTTCGAGGATGGCAATGCTGTTGTGGCTTATGTCTAGCAGCAGGAGCTTGGGAAGGTTCAGTGGAGGAACCGAACGTAGCTGATTGTTCTGGAGCTTCAGCTCCAGCAGGTTCTCCAGCGTGTCCAAGGCAGCCGGGTGGATGCGCTGGATTCGGTTCCGGTCCAGGTAGAGGCGCTCCAGCAGGCGCAGCCCATGGAAGGTTTCGTTGGTGATCTCACGCAGCTGGTTGGATGACAGATCCAAGTTGACAAGGTTGGTGAGTGGCTGGAAGACATTCCTCTGGAGGCTGGAAATCTTGTTCTGGGAGAGGTCCAgctgctgcagtgctgggagGCCCCGGAAGCTGTCGTCGTGGAGCGAGGTGATGCCGTTCTCAAAGGCGTACAGGTAGGCCGTGTCCGGTGGCAGGCCACTTGGGACGACGTGGCTTCTCCGGGCCGCACAGAACACAACTTGTGGCTGGGTGCATTGGCAGCCTGATGGACAGCCCTGAACCTGGGCTGCGGGGCACAGAAGCAGCAGTGTCCACAGGATCAGGTGGTCCATGCTGGACTCTCTGTAGAGGGGAAAACCAGAGAAATGTTACCTGCCAGATGACATTGGGGGTTGGGAATCAAGTGTCTGACCCCATTGCATTTCTTCTGATATGTCTGTAAGGTTACAGCCAGTCTCCATACCCCAAGGGGTTAATTGGGCAGGGCTTAGGGTGGGCAAGGTGGGGCAGAGAGCTGCTTACAGGGTCAGGTCTGCAGATAGTGTGTCATGCGATAGCAAACCCCTGAGAAACCTTGGGAGGGGGCGAGTCATATCGCTGAACTGGGGAAGGTGATGGGCTTAGAGAGTAAAGCCACAGAACTTGGATCTGGATTTCAGACTCCCTCCTCCCGCATTCATGGACCCAAACACCCTCAAACGTTGGGGTCCGTGTGGCATCATTCTGGTGCCCCATGGGCAGCAGCTTGAACCCTGCTGGGGGAGCCGATTCTGCTGGGGAACCCAGCCTGAAGGAGGAAACGCTCCTGCAGCAATCTCTCCTGACACAGCCAGCATGACACGCTGGATTTCCACCCCACAGGTCAGTTACTGCAAAGGGCTCATGCAGAAAAGCTTTGGCTGGATTTCCCGTTTCTGATAAGTGACCTGTCTTGGACTGACGCTGGTGAAGCCAGGAtgagctgggcagcctccagggCCGCTGGCTCTGCAGTGTTAAGGGGGCGATGCTgggctccccttcctccctgcacccccctttcCTTTAGCCCAGCGAGGATGATTCTGATGAAGCCCAACTTGAAGAAGGATGGGGGTATACAGGTGTGAGGAAGAGGGGCAGCTAGAGAGCCATTCCCTATAGGGACCCAGGCTCTCTTCTTACAGCAACGTCCTCCGGTTTCCATGCCTCGAGCTGCTGCGTTTACTGGCTGTCAGACGAGGCCGGATTCCTGCGATTCCAGCTCGTTTACCAGTTCCTCGCCTCTGCGCTCAGGGCAGAGAGAGCCAGCCTGCTGTCAGCAGGGGATCACGCACTGCTGCAGCTACATCTAGACTGGGCCGTCAGTACTGCCGAGACTTCTGCCAGGCAGAGGGTGCCCAGGCACTTagaccatccccctcctttctcttgCGGGCTCAGTGGTCCATGGCCGGGAAACTGCCCTGCCAGGGCTCCCTGTGGCAAGCCCACTGCAGGTGAAGCGTCGCGCAGCCTTGCAGGACCAAAGGGTCCCCATGGTGCGCAGGCCCGGCACAGCAGGGAGCGTGGGAGCCATTCAGTGTCATCTGCAGctcctggctgagcaggggctttGCATGTCTGACCACAGGCCCCCTACCGGGACCCCTGCCGTGCTGCATTGCTTTTCCTGAGCTATTGCTCATCCCTTCTTGGTTCCTGGATTCCCTTAGCGACCCCACGCTCTGGACTATTCTTGCCTGCTTGCTCTGGTCACCAGCACCCGCCCTCTAATGTCCTTTCCCTCCCCGGCTTGCATGCAGAGATCCAGCATTGGGCTCTCAAGACTAGGCCACGGGTGACATGCTCCCAGCGCGCAGTGTTTGAAACCAGCCGCCTGGCGcagtgctggctggctggggacaTATCCTCACTCCGCCCCTTGGAGACCTCGGCAGGATgaggcagctcctctggcagcCTGCAGTGCGGAGCTGCGGAGGGTCTGGCCAGCCTGTGCTGGAGTATGCCTGACGTGCTAGCATGCGCGACCAGCCCCCCATCCATCCCTGGGGCTTCTGAGACTGTGTCCTTTGAACCCTGCACAGCTGAGAGGGCTGACAGGCCCCCTTCCGTCCTCTTGCCCAGCTGCCCTGCCTCGGCATCCCCCAATGTGCAATGTCCGTGCATCCCAAGGGGCTTCCCAGGCAGTCCGTGGGAGCTGGGTCGCTGGCTCGCTGGCTCGCTGGCTCAGTACAGTGGGGTGGATTTCTTGGCAGTCCATACTCAGGCCTGGGGAGTTGATTTGCAAAGcgccagtgaagacaaggcaggaCAATCTCTCCTGCCCATGTGTGTCTCACCACAGCCCCCGTGCGAGATCAGCGGGGGAGAATCCTGCCTGATGCCATGCGCACACAGTACCGTTCTCCTCACCAGCAGCCAACACAAGCCTCACCCACGGAGCGGGTGCTCGGCCCGTGCAGTCTGACCCGCTGGCTGCCTTAGTGTCCCTGCCTGAAACAACCTAGGATATATTTCCATTCCACAGTGCAGCGACATCGTCCGGGGCGGGGAAGGCCCCATACCGGGACCCCTGCCGTGCTGCttcctcatcctcttcctcccGTACTCTCTGGGCCAGTCACCTGAATAGTCAcagtccctggccctgctcccttccAATCCCTGGCACCAGCCTCTCCTCAGCTCCCTCTTGCTCCTAACGGCACACCCCTGGTTTTGGCAGCTTCCTAGCACTGTCATCCATCCCCCCATGGCTCGGACAGGATCTGGCTCCTGGTGGTACTTGGCTGGACCATCTCAGTGTTACTCAAAGCTTGGGCTCCCTTGCAGGGCGGCTGTGGGAGAGGGAACATTTCATCCCAGTGACTCACATCCTCCAGCGCTCTCTTCCCTGGCtgcctggggctctgtgcagcAGGCCGAGCTCCGGGCACTGGGGACCACAGTGAGGGCCCTGCTCTAGGCTGTAGAGCAACTAGAACTCTGGGCTTCACCTCCCAGCCTGGCACATGTCAAATCCTCCCGCTGGGCAATGCCCACAAGTGCCAGCCATTGCTGGCCCCTTGGCACACCAGTTCTGGTCGCTGCTGGAACATGCCAGCAGGGGAAAGAAGCTCTAGAGCACTTGCCCCTGGCTTCATGGCCTCCTGCTTTCCCCTTTGCTGCCATCGCCTGGAGTCTGCTGCCTTCACCCTGCAAACAGATCCCCTTAGAATAGCCAACAAAGTCTCTGCCCGTCCCTTGGATGCTATGCTGGGCACAGCCTGGCACTAGCATGGACAAGCACTGGAAGGGCCAAGGGCCACCACCTCCGCAGCGGTCTGAAATTCAATGTGTGGGTCATGCCATCTTGACTCTGACAGATACACCCAGCCCAGtccccaggggaagggggaagcccCCAAGGTCCCTGCCTACATACATGAGTTGTGGGGAGGAAATTCCAGCCCTTTGCATATCAGCAGGAGTCACCACAGACCATCTAGTCCCCTGGATCCTCTGAGATGGGActggggagccaggagctgcTCCTCATCCCACCCCTGGCTGCTGGAGGGCAATTCACCCAAAGAGCAGCTGCTTTCAGCCCTGTCCCTGATCAATGGGCAGCGCCCTTCCTGCTTCAGCCAAGAGATCACCCCAGAGGAGAGCAGCCCCGAGCACTACCGCTGGGCATGGCAGCCACCTCCCATGAGCAGGGCACAGTCTGCACTCAGGAAGGGAGCTGCTTCCCCTGCCTCATTGCTCCTGAAAGCTCTTTAATCACCTGCTGGCTGTCCCTGGGCGCCCTAGCGGCTGGTTTCTGAACACTTGCCTTTTCTTCCCCACTCTCTGACgccagagcagagctggtcaCACAACTGCCCATGCAGGAGCCCAAGCGCTTGGGACGGCCTGGAGAGCCCAGCTGActcattttcccctcctcccagcccacgTGCAGCCAGAGCCCCATTGCTCTGGTCAGTGCTCCCGGATCTGCCCCAAACTGGGGGAAGCTGCTGTCAGATGTGCAGCAAAGATGTGGGGAGCACCACAGCCCTTGACATAGCCTCTGTCCTAGCA includes these proteins:
- the VASN gene encoding vasorin; protein product: MDHLILWTLLLLCPAAQVQGCPSGCQCTQPQVVFCAARRSHVVPSGLPPDTAYLYAFENGITSLHDDSFRGLPALQQLDLSQNKISSLQRNVFQPLTNLVNLDLSSNQLREITNETFHGLRLLERLYLDRNRIQRIHPAALDTLENLLELKLQNNQLRSVPPLNLPKLLLLDISHNSIAILEAGAFRTVNIESLKIAGLGLSSLDEELFQNLNNLHELDVSDNSLGRVPEVLRRLRGLTRLSLAGNTQIAQLQAEDFGELPNLQELDMSNLNLNTIPQDFFSVFPRLRAITAAENPFNCLCQLSWFGRWLHTSHVTLRRSDETRCHFPPKNAAKLLQHLEYADFGCPATPTPTPTLRTTSLQPAVLLTSSGHSALEPSLAASTHEPAPQQDSSTRTPHTAAQGPTSPEMQICPPRTCLNGGTCQLDAHNHLECQCPNGFSGLYCEAEIQRTTLPPITQAPTQSKQISVKQVSSTSLTVDLKNYQQAKDQLKGIRLTYRNLSGPDKRPVTLSLPTSLSEYTVRALRPNSTYRLCTGPLGEKPSEGEFCIEAHTAVQGTHQQHLPVTQSKDSNLTLMIVPALAAVLLLVIAVTAVTYYLRHRRAKAHANAGVDSSPLELEGVKTCLENRDLATHSQKLPENVVVLNGLECDVPLMHQRYPSNNNSPAVKPSYF